The Saccharopolyspora gloriosae genome window below encodes:
- a CDS encoding FCD domain-containing protein: MANAGPRAWERVLAQIEDDLLTGRIAPGQRLPGERALAEELQVGRSSVREAMRVLEALGLLRAQTGSGPDAGAVILARPTGGMSALLRLQVAGQGFQVRDVVRTRLVLETASVTALAGASAPVDLAVAAELLDAMDEPDLAAAEFLALDAQFHLALAQAAGNEVIAAMMSGLRDSIENYTRETLPLLRSWADTSDRLRREHREVLAAIRAGDGEVAGWRMTAHIKGYYAEGGLSL, from the coding sequence GTGGCGAATGCTGGGCCGCGGGCGTGGGAACGGGTGCTCGCACAGATCGAGGACGACCTGCTCACCGGGCGGATCGCGCCCGGCCAGCGGCTTCCCGGCGAGCGGGCGCTGGCCGAGGAGCTGCAGGTGGGGCGTTCCTCGGTGCGCGAGGCGATGCGGGTGCTGGAGGCGCTGGGCCTGCTGCGCGCGCAGACCGGTTCCGGGCCGGACGCGGGGGCGGTGATCCTGGCGCGGCCGACCGGGGGCATGAGCGCGCTGCTGCGGTTGCAGGTCGCGGGCCAGGGGTTTCAGGTGCGCGATGTGGTGCGCACCAGGCTGGTGCTGGAGACCGCGTCGGTGACCGCGCTGGCCGGGGCGTCCGCGCCGGTCGACCTCGCGGTGGCGGCGGAACTGCTCGACGCGATGGACGAGCCGGACTTGGCCGCGGCCGAGTTCCTGGCGCTCGACGCCCAGTTCCACCTGGCACTCGCCCAGGCGGCGGGCAACGAGGTGATCGCCGCGATGATGTCCGGGCTGCGCGACTCGATCGAGAACTACACCCGCGAGACCCTGCCGCTGCTGCGGTCGTGGGCGGACACCTCGGACCGGCTGCGGCGGGAGCACCGGGAGGTGCTCGCCGCGATCCGGGCCGGGGACGGCGAGGTGGCGGGGTGGCGGATGACCGCGCACATCAAGGGCTATTACGCCGAGGGCGGGCTGTCGTTGTAA